The DNA segment TCCTCAAGGACCTCATGTACTCAGGAGGGGGCGTGGTGGGGCCGGGGGGAGCCCTGCACCACCAGGACCCCAGTCCAAGCCAGCAGCCAGCATTGGTGCCATGTCCCTCCCCAGTGTGCCAAGCTGGTGGAGAGCACCTGTGCCACGGCCATGCTCAGGCTGCCCCGCGTGCCTGAGGTGGAAGCAGGTGAGATGGGGACGGGTTTGTGCCCAGGAGCTCCTTCATAGCCACACTCCTCCCAGATGCTGCACTGCTAGCAGCCATGTCCGAGGACATCCTCTGTTTCTCCCGCTCCTTCGAGGACCTCACCTGCTTCTGGGACGAGGAGGAGACAACAACTGGGATGTGCCACTTCTACTACTGGTACAGCAGGTAGGAGATGGTGGggacccagcccagcctcctccTTGCTGCACAGAGAGCTGCAGTGTCAGGGTGGCACAGCAATCTGGGGCATCCCAGTGGctcccagctgcaaggagaGATGGAGGACTCACAGAAGCTATAGAGCAGCCACTGCacaccctgcagcagggctggggccttGGCTGTCCCTCAGTCCCATGAGGATGGTGCCCTGCAGTGGATTATGGCACAGCAAAAGAGCTGTGACACCAAGGTCTGGGTGCTGTGCCCCACATTGCCTCTCCTCAAGCCTGGCCCAAGGCAGGAGGTGTGAGGTGCTGCAAGACCCGGCTCTCCGTTCCTCAGTGATGCGCCCACAGCGTGCGTGCTCTCCACATGGCACCGTGGGGCTGGCGGGAAGCGACACGTCTGCGTCTTCCCCAGCCAGGACGTGCGGCTCTTCGCCCAGCTCCACCTCCGCGTCCTGGATGCCACCACAAACCGCACCAAGTATCGGCGGGAGCTCAACGTGGAGGCAGTGGGTGAGTCCCTTCCACTGGGCAATGCCCTGTGACAACAGAACGGTTCCCAGATCTGGGTCCCATGACCTTCTGCCTGCCACAGGGGCTGGCAACACCCTGAGCCCTGCACGCACATACTTCCATGTGTCCCGCAGCAGGACCGGGCATTGCCCAGAccggggctgctgcaggagcacaaaCACCCCGGCATGTTCTCTGCAGGTCTCATTGCTCCCCCAGACAACATCACCGcccgctgggctggggctgcggggcagcTCTGCGTGTCGTGGCAGCCACCACTCGCTGACTTCCCGAACTTCTTCCTCTACGAGGTGCAGTGGTGCCCtgccagctccacagggatgcccTGCAACACCACACTGAACCCCAGtgagcagcaccctggggaccCCTCCACTCAGTCAACTGTCAGCACCCACACACCCAGGGCAGCCTCCCCGGCACTGGGGCAGGTACACAGAGGGGtcagggatgggcagggggtgtgggggctgcagctgctcctcagcttgGCCCCTCTCTACAGAGGCTGGTCCAGGCCAACACCTGGGTGGTGCTGCGGGACCTGCAGCCAGGGGTGAGGTACCACATCCAGGTGCGCAGCAAGCCCGACGGTACCTCCATGGACGGCGTCTGGGGGCCCTGGTCAcaggcagtggctgctgagaCACCCCACTCCTCTGGTGAGCAGCCATCCCCTCCGCAggggtgctggcagggacagcagggaggcaCCCACgccgggggctgcagggggtggGGGTCCTGTTATAGGCAAGGTGCAACTCCCAAGTTTTGGGGGGCCAAGGGGAAGCAgccccctgcctgccctggctctcccctgcccaggagACAtcgggctgtgctgcagcaccccTGACCTGCGGCACGTGCGCTGCGAGTGGAGCTGggaccctgcagagccccacagCTCCTACCAGCTCTTCTACCGGCCACCTCCAAGCGGGGCTGGCACAAGGTAAGGGCATGGCAGCCATATGGCACTCAGGCAGGCACACCCCAGGGACCACTGGTCTGCTGCGGCCAATATCCCACACCGGGCCCCTTGCCCATGCCCTGCTCTGTCCTGCCACCACCAGTCTCATACCTCCTCACCACCTCTCCTGGCCACATTGCACCTCTGaccacaagcagcagcagctttcctggGCAAGTGCAGGAGGAGTGCTGGCTGTGGGTATGCTTTGCTGGGACTGACTGGCTCCCACTCCTCCCACAGGGAAGATGCATGGCATCAGTGCAAGGAGGTGAGCAGGGGGGCACAGGGCACCCATGCCTGCACCTTCCAGCCcaaggctggcagtgccatctCTGTCTTGGTGAATGTCACCCGGACCCACTTGCTGCCCCCACTCAGCTACTTCAAGGAACCCTTTTGGCTGCACCAGGCTGGTGAGTCCCAGCACCACCACAGCCCCTGCCTGACTCACAGGGGACACAGTGTCCCATGTCCCGTTTCACAGGAGCGACACATGCCTGTCCCCAACACCAACAGTGCTCACAGATGCCCCACAGATTGCGCAGGCAACAGTGTCGCAGGGCCGGCTGAGCCTGCAGTGGCTGCcgcccctggagctgctggcagagcagctgcactACCAGGTCCGCTATGCCACGGAGAACAGCCATGACTGGAAGGTAAGGCCTGGCCAGGATACCCCGAGCAGCTGCTCGTTCTGCTGCTGACACACGGGGCCAGGCAAACGGGGACCCGGCCCTTGGTGCCGCCCCACAGCAGCCGTGCCTCCAGCtcgcctctgcccctctgcaggTCCTGCAGGTTCCACGAGCAGCTAGGAAAGAAGTCCTGGACCTGCGGCCGGGGTCCCGCTACCACGCCCAGGTGCGGGCCCAGCCCAGCGGGCCGTGGTACCAGGGCAGCTGGAGCGCCTGGTCCAAAGCTGCTGTGGTTGATGCCGTGGCTGATGCGGGtaagggacagggctggaggcTGCGGCCAGAGGAGCCCCACGGCTGACGGCAGGACACGGAGAGTGCTGGAAATGGGCCGGGGAGCAGCGGGCAGGGTGCTGCGAAGGGCTCAGGGAGGTGGGTCTGGGAAGGGCTACAGCTGCAGCGTTCCTCCCCCGATGCAGGCTGGCTCATCCCCAGCGTCACGCTGGTGCCGCTGCTCTTCTCAGcagtgctcctggggctgcggtgcaccttcccctccctctACAGGTAAAGGGCTGTGCCGGGGCAGGCGGGGCTCCAGCACCAAGCCTGGGCACCTTGCAGGGGGCATTAGGGCACCCCAAGTCTGAGGGTACCTTCAGCGCCCCTTCCTCCGTACCCAGCAACGTGAAGCAGAAACTCTGGCCGCCCGTCCCTGACCTGCACCGTGCTCTGGGCAGCTTCCTCCAGGAAAGCAGCAAGCACGGCCAGGtgagggggtgggcagggcgGCTCAGCTGG comes from the Passer domesticus isolate bPasDom1 chromosome 7, bPasDom1.hap1, whole genome shotgun sequence genome and includes:
- the MPL gene encoding thrombopoietin receptor → MGRGEPPARLPELHSHHFPDKGIAWRSRSSSRDTGKERVRHVWLRHTGCRMAACLCQGWQLSLLPAILLSLRSPPSAPEPVTSQDAALLAAMSEDILCFSRSFEDLTCFWDEEETTTGMCHFYYWYSSDAPTACVLSTWHRGAGGKRHVCVFPSQDVRLFAQLHLRVLDATTNRTKYRRELNVEAVGLIAPPDNITARWAGAAGQLCVSWQPPLADFPNFFLYEVQWCPASSTGMPCNTTLNPSEQHPGDPSTQSTVSTHTPRAASPALGQRLVQANTWVVLRDLQPGVRYHIQVRSKPDGTSMDGVWGPWSQAVAAETPHSSGDIGLCCSTPDLRHVRCEWSWDPAEPHSSYQLFYRPPPSGAGTREDAWHQCKEVSRGAQGTHACTFQPKAGSAISVLVNVTRTHLLPPLSYFKEPFWLHQAVLTDAPQIAQATVSQGRLSLQWLPPLELLAEQLHYQVRYATENSHDWKVLQVPRAARKEVLDLRPGSRYHAQVRAQPSGPWYQGSWSAWSKAAVVDAVADAGKGRQGAAKGSGRWVWEGLQLQRSSPDAGWLIPSVTLVPLLFSAVLLGLRCTFPSLYSNVKQKLWPPVPDLHRALGSFLQESSKHGQASAFDKQPPEEAVLPCLLEVLPGPRREAGPPPEHAGGRLSSTDIANQSYLLMSGWEPRAAPGAPSPP